A single window of Populus nigra chromosome 17, ddPopNigr1.1, whole genome shotgun sequence DNA harbors:
- the LOC133676417 gene encoding ethylene-responsive transcription factor ERF024-like, giving the protein MQDSQPSKTSSPNISSSSGSSGSRTASASASASAAVIAGASAPRVSGSQRAFRGVRRRSSGKWVSEIREPKKPNRIWLGTFPNPEMAAVAYDVAALALKGQNADLNFPNSAASLPVPASTSPRDIQAAAASAAAAIGAAKDALGIPNTGDINQMEQEIRPTVDDQFVDEDLIFDMPNVLVNMAEGMLLSPPRLDIAGDETTTAYDNTGDQNLWKFP; this is encoded by the coding sequence ATGCAAGATTCTCAACCAAGCAAAACCTCAAGTCCTAACATTAGCAGTAGCAGTGGCAGTAGCGGTAGCAGAactgcttctgcttctgcttctgcttctgctgcTGTGATTGCTGGGGCTAGTGCACCTCGAGTTTCAGGCTCCCAACGTGCTTTTCGTGGAGTTCGGCGTAGAAGTAGTGGAAAATGGGTGTCTGAGATTAGAGAGCCTAAGAAGCCTAATAGAATCTGGTTAGGCACATTTCCTAACCCTGAAATGGCCGCTGTTGCTTATGATGTGGCAGCGCTTGCGCTTAAGGGCCAAAATGCAGACCTTAACTTCCCAAACTCGGCTGCTTCTCTGCCTGTTCCTGCTTCCACTTCGCCACGTGATATTCAGGCGGCTGCAGCCTCTGCAGCTGCTGCTATTGGTGCTGCAAAGGATGCTTTAGGGATTCCGAATACGGGGGATATTAATCAAATGGAACAAGAAATTAGGCCAACGGTCGATGATCAGTTTGTTGATGAggatttgatatttgatatgCCTAATGTTCTTGTGAACATGGCAGAAGGGATGCTTCTTAGCCCTCCTCGCTTGGACATTGCTGGTGATGAGACCACAACCGCCTATGACAACACTGGAGACCAGAACCTTTGGAAATTCCCTTGA
- the LOC133676413 gene encoding gamma aminobutyrate transaminase 3, chloroplastic, producing the protein MVISKLLRSTLKAQLGSCIKNGTASGSSQEHLLRGPFLARLYGTEASLQKEDSTTEGNSFKGHDMLAPFTAGWQSNDLDPLVIEKSEGSYVYDINGKKYLDALAGLWCTSLGGNEPRLVAAATEQLNKLPFYHSFWNRTTKPSLDLAKELLETFTASKMAKAFFTNSGSEANDTQVKLVWYYNNALGRPNKKKFIARAKSYHGSTLITASLSGLPALHQKFDLPAPFVRHTDCPHYWRYHLPGETEEEFSTRLAINLENLILKEGPETIAAFIAEPVMGAGGVIPPPATYFDKIQAVVKKYDILFIADEVICAFGRLGTMYGCDKFNIKPDLVSVAKALSSGYLPIGAVMVSPEVSDVIDSQSSKLGSFSHGFTYSGHPVACAVAIETLKIYKERNILDQVNRIAPKFQDGVKAFSDSPIIGEIRGTGLILGTEFVDNKSPNDPFPPEWGVGAYFGAQCEKEGMLVRVSGDNIMMSPPFIMSPEEVDELISKYGKALKATEERVKELKSQQKKQ; encoded by the exons ATGGTTATCAGCAAACTCCTGCGATCCACTCTTAAAGCCCAG CTCggttcttgcataaaaaatggCACTGCCTCTGGAAGTTCACAGGAGCATCTTCTCCGGGGCCCCTTCCTGGCCAGGTTATATGGTACCGAGGCATCTTTGCAAAAGGAAGATTCAACTACTGAGGGCAACAG TTTTAAGGGGCATGATATGCTGGCACCTTTCACTGCTGGCTGGCAGAGTAATGATTTGGATCCCCTAGTCATAGAGAAGTCTGAG GGTAGTTATGTCTATGACATCAATGGGAAGAAGTATCTTGATGCTCTTGCTGGTCTTTGGTGCACATCCTTAG GGGGGAATGAACCACGGCTTGTGGCTGCTGCAACAGAACAGTTGAATAAATTGCCATTTTACCACTCCTTTTGGAATCGGACTACAAAACCTTCTTTG GATCTTGCAAAAGAACTTCTTGAAACTTTTACTGCAAGTAAAATGGCAAAAGCTTTCTTTACAAATAGTGGATCAGAAGCCAATGACACTCAG GTGAAGCTGGTTTGGTATTATAACAATGCTCTTGGAAGACCaaataagaagaaatttatagcTCGAGCAAAATC GTACCATGGTTCAACCTTGATAACAGCCAGCCTTTCTGG CCTTCCAGCTTTGCACCAAAAATTTGATCTTCCTGCACCGTTTGTACGACACACCGACTGCCCACATTACTGGCGTTATCATCTCCCAG GTGAGACAGAGGAGGAATTCTCAACCAGACTAGCTATCAATTTGGAGAATCTTATCCTGAAAGAGGGACCAGAGACG ATTGCTGCATTTATTGCTGAGCCTGTCATGGGAGCAGGAGGCGTGATACCTCCACCAGCAACTTATTTTGATAAG ATTCAAGCAGTGGTGAAAAAGTAtgacattctttttattgcagaCGAG GTAATTTGTGCATTTGGAAGGCTTGGGACAATGTATGGGTGCGACAAATTCAACATCAAACCAGACCTTGTATCAGTAGCAAAG GCCCTTTCCTCTGGTTACTTGCCAATAGGAGCTGTTATGGTGAGCCCTGAAGTTTCAGATGTGATTGACTCACAAAGCAGCAAACTTG GTTCTTTCTCTCATGGATTCACTTACTCTGGTCACCCTGTAGCTTGTGCAGTTGCCATTGAAACGCTAAAGATATACAA GGAAAGAAACATTCTTGATCAAGTAAACAGAATCGCCCCAAAATTTCAAGACGGTGTAAAAGCCTTCTCTGACAGCCCTATCATAGGGGAG ATACGAGGAACTGGCTTAATTCTTGGTACCGAGTTTGTAGACAACAAGTCACCAAATGATCCATTCCCTCCTGAGTGGG GAGTTGGCGCATATTTTGGAGCACAATGTGAGAAGGAAGGAATGTTGGTACGTGTCTCAGGGGACAACATAATGATGTCTCCACCATTTATCATGTCTCCTGAAGAGGTTGACGAG TTGATTAGCAAATATGGGAAAGCTCTGAAGGCTACTGAAGAGAGGGTAAAGGAATTGAAATCTCAGCAAAAGAAGCAGTAA
- the LOC133677337 gene encoding probable protein S-acyltransferase 19, producing MVRKHGWQLPAHTFQVVAITVFCLLVIAFYAFLAPFLGGKIWEYVLIGTYTPVVLLVFILYVRSTAINPADPGIMSKFNSDVVANKLNVKHGMSLKDLPRKFDETGSAMHSSFSSPSRSSIAPANSSKKGSVGEIERAETAGQPPSRKSSRNIGLIFCALFVHEDCRKQEGIAEQQSDGEDALFCTLCNAEVRKFSKHCRSCDKCVDGFDHHCRWLNNCVGYKNYVTFVSLMAISLVWLVLEAGVGIAVFVRCFVNKQSMKVEIVDTLGNGFSIAPFATVVAVCTVVSILACLPLGELFFFHMILIRKGITTYEYVVALRAMSEAPAGASVDEELPNILYSPSGSATTGFSGGSSLGLQYKGAWCTPPRVFVDHQEEVVPHLDPGMVPSTVDPDAAGAQERGNKVPKRPVRISAWKLAKLDSAEAMRAAAKARASSSVLKPVDNHRLPDTEYSSSGNMSVRSSVSTDMGTNKEIKNELRLNALGNSFAPGQGSLDEYEIGTQSISSFSSPSHVHESVTLSPLPQTHSLGRFKAATSAPGLIPDHPVTSKAPLPTANNLLSHPTSGFDEKIMQKGSNTDPLLLSAPATSLLRDVKRTSVVWDQEAGRYVSVPVSASEARNRTAMQTVLPKSNPETSNDGRKQVVPPQQFSSSTAKAPAHPAEKLMYTGDSIFFGGPLLSVPVRDGSRNEGSLGLREGQQRLALNLPRESRFKRDSVSNQLPVFAPGVFDNNPSSASGLR from the exons ATGGTGAGGAAACATGGATGGCAATTACCAGCTCACACCTTTCAG GTTGTTGCAATCACTGTCTTCTGCTTATTGGTGATTGCATTTTATGCTTTCCTTGCTCCTTTCCTTGGAGGCAAAATCTGGGAGTATGTGCTTATCGGGACTTACACTCCAGTG GTGCTTCTTGTCTTTATTCTATATGTTCGGAGTACTGCAATTAACCCTGCAGATCCCGGCATTATGTCTAAATTCAATTCCGATGTTGTAGCAAATAAACTCAATGTGAAACACGGGATGTCATTGAAGGATCTGCCTAGGAAATTTGATGAAACTGGAAGTGCAATGCATTCGTCTTTTTCTTCACCTTCCAGAAGTTCTATAGCTCCAGCAAACTCTAGTAAGAAAGGGTCAGTGGGAGAAATTGAGAGAGCAGAGACTGCAGGGCAACCTCCATCCAGAAAATCTTCTCGTAATATTGGTTTAATCTTCTGTGCACTGTTTGTTCATGAAGATTGCCGCAAACAGGAAGGGATAGCTGAGCAACAGAGCGATGGTGAAGATGCTTTGTTCTGTACATTGTGCAATGCTGAG GTACGCAAGTTTAGCAAACACTGTCGAAGTTGTGATAAATGTGTAGATGGTTTTGATCACCATTGCCGG TGGCTCAACAATTGCGTGGGGTACAAAAACTATGTGACTTTTGTTTCTCTAATGGCTATTAGTCTTGTTTGG CTTGTACTTGAAGCTGGAGTTGGTATTGCTGTCTTTGTACGTTGTTTTGTTAACAAGCAAAGCATGAAGGTTGAAATTGTCGATACACTTGGAAATGGTTTCTCTATAGCTCCTTTTGCAACAGTTGTG GCTGTATGTACTGTAGTTTCAATCCTAGCATGTTTACCTCTGGGtgaacttttctttttccacaTGATATTGATCAGAAAG GGTATTACCACCTATGAGTATGTTGTGGCCTTGAGAGCAATGAGCGAGGCACCTGCTGGAGCATCTGTGGACGAGGAATTGCCGAACATACTGTACTCTCCATCAGGATCTGCCACGACTGGCTTCAGTGGTGGAAGTTCTCTTGGCCTACAGTACAAGGGAGCATGGTGTACCCCTCCTAGGGTATTTGTGGATCATCAG GAAGAAGTTGTACCTCACCTGGACCCTGGGATGGTTCCATCAACTGTCGATCCAGATGCTGCTGGAGCTCAAGAAAGAGGTAACAAGGTACCCAAACGGCCGGTTCGAATTAGTGCTTGGAAACTTGCAAAGTTAGATTCCGCTGAGGCTATGAGAGCAGCAGCAAAGGCCAGGGCATCTTCCTCTGTTCTAAAGCCAGTTGATAATCACCGTTTACCAGATACTGAATATAGCTCCAGTGGTAATATGAGTGTCAGAAGTAGTGTGAGCACTGATATGGGGACAAACAAAGAGATCAAGAATGAGCTGCGATTAAATGCACTAGGAAACTCTTTTGCTCCAGGTCAAGGAAGCCTGGATGAGTACGAAATTGGGACTCAAAGTATTAGTAGCTTCAGCAGCCCAAGCCATGTTCATGAATCAGTCACGCTTAGTCCTCTACCACAAACTCACAGTCTAGGTCGTTTCAAGGCAGCGACCTCAGCCCCTGGCCTTATTCCTGATCATCCTGTAACCTCTAAGGCTCCTTTACCTACTGCCAACAACCTGTTATCCCATCCTACGTCAGGATTTGATGAAAAAATCATGCAGAAGGGAAGTAATACTGATCCATTGCTTCTTTCAGCTCCAGCTACTTCTCTTCTTAGAGATGTCAAAAGGACATCTGTTGTTTGGGACCAAGAGGCTGGAAGGTATGTATCAGTTCCTGTATCAGCTTCTGAAGCACGCAATAGAACAGCTATGCAAACAGTATTGCCAAAATCCAATCCAGAAACAAGCAATGATGGTAGAAAGCAAGTAGTGCCACCACAACAGTTTTCATCATCCACAGCTAAAGCTCCTGCACATCCAGCTGAGAAGCTGATGTACACAGGGGACTCCATTTTCTTTGGTGGTCCACTTTTGAGTGTCCCTGTTAGGGATGGTTCGAGAAACGAGGGCAGCTTAGGTTTGAGAGAGGGCCAACAGCGGCTTGCTTTGAATTTACCTCGTGAATCTAGATTCAAAAGAGATTCAGTATCAAACCAGCTTCCAGTGTTTGCCCCTGGGGTTTTTGATAATAACCCTTCATCTGCCTCTGGTTTGAGGTAG